The following proteins are encoded in a genomic region of Catellatospora sp. TT07R-123:
- a CDS encoding VOC family protein produces the protein MSGSSIDGVKTLLHPVSDLAAAKAVYSALLGTEPQTDSSYYVGYEVAGQQIGLVPSGGPQAMTSPVAYWHVSDIEAKLAEVTAAGGTLKDAVRDVGGGRLVATFTDPDGNVLGLLQDR, from the coding sequence ATGAGCGGCTCTTCCATCGACGGCGTCAAGACCCTGCTGCACCCCGTGTCCGACCTGGCCGCGGCCAAGGCCGTGTACAGCGCGCTGCTCGGCACCGAACCGCAGACCGACTCCTCCTACTACGTCGGCTACGAGGTCGCCGGCCAGCAGATCGGGCTGGTGCCCAGCGGCGGCCCGCAGGCCATGACCTCGCCGGTGGCGTACTGGCACGTGTCGGACATCGAGGCGAAGCTGGCCGAGGTGACCGCGGCCGGCGGCACGCTGAAGGACGCGGTGCGCGACGTCGGCGGCGGCCGTCTGGTGGCCACGTTCACCGACCCGGACGGCAACGTGCTGGGTCTGCTCCAGGACCGGTGA
- a CDS encoding excinuclease ABC subunit UvrA produces MTKAAKTDPRASTPHAADSHDLIRVLGARENNLKNVDIEIPKRRLTVFTGVSGSGKSSLVFDTIAAESQRMINETYSTFVQGFMPTLARPEVDVLEGLTTAIIVDQERMGANPRSTVGTATDANAMLRILFSRLGQPHIGSAQAFSFNVASISGAGAVTIERGGEKTKERREFSITGGMCPRCEGIGKVTDFDLTALYDDGKSLNEGALTIPGYSMDGWYGRIYRGCGFFDPDKPISKYTKRELNDLLHKEPTKIKVEGINLTYEGLIPKIQKSFLAKDVDAMQPHIRAFVERAVTFTVCPDCEGTRLSAAARSSKIKGINIADACAMQISDLADWVRELADPSVAPLLTALGQTLDSFVEIGLGYLSLDRPSGTLSGGEAQRTKMIRHLGSSLTDVTYVFDEPTIGLHPHDIQRMNKLLLQLRDKGNTVLVVEHKPEAIAIADHVVDLGPHAGTAGGEVVFEGTVEGLRASGTLTGRHLDDRASLKPKVRKPSGALKIRGADSHNLQSVDVDIPLGVLVVVTGVAGSGKSSLIHGSVSDRDGVVTVDQGAIRGSRRSNPATYTGLLEPIRKAFAKANGVKPALFSANSEGACPTCNGAGVIYTDLAIMAGVATTCEECEGRRFSAAVLDYHLGGRDISEVLAMSVTEAEEFFGAGEARTPAAHKVLDRLADVGLGYLTLGQPLTTLSGGERQRLKLATNMGDPGGVYVLDEPTTGLHLADVEHLLGLLDRLVDAGKSVIVIEHHQAVMAHADWIIDLGPGAGHDGGRIIFEGTPADLVAARATLTGQHLAEYVTR; encoded by the coding sequence ATGACCAAGGCCGCGAAGACGGACCCGCGGGCGTCCACCCCGCACGCTGCTGACAGCCACGATCTGATCCGCGTGCTGGGCGCGCGCGAGAACAACCTCAAGAACGTCGACATCGAGATCCCGAAGCGCCGGCTGACGGTGTTCACGGGGGTCTCCGGGTCGGGCAAGAGCTCGCTGGTGTTCGACACGATCGCCGCCGAGTCGCAGCGGATGATCAACGAGACGTACAGCACGTTCGTGCAGGGGTTCATGCCGACGCTGGCCCGGCCCGAGGTCGACGTGCTCGAAGGGCTGACGACGGCGATCATCGTCGACCAGGAGCGGATGGGCGCCAACCCGCGCTCGACCGTCGGCACGGCCACCGACGCCAACGCGATGCTGCGGATCCTGTTCAGCCGCCTCGGGCAGCCGCACATCGGCTCGGCGCAGGCGTTCTCCTTCAACGTCGCCTCGATCAGCGGCGCGGGCGCGGTCACCATCGAGCGCGGCGGCGAGAAGACCAAGGAGCGGCGGGAGTTCAGCATCACGGGCGGCATGTGCCCGCGCTGCGAGGGCATCGGCAAGGTCACCGACTTCGACCTGACCGCGCTGTACGACGACGGCAAGTCCCTCAACGAGGGCGCCCTGACCATCCCCGGCTACAGCATGGACGGCTGGTACGGCCGCATCTATCGCGGCTGCGGCTTCTTCGACCCGGACAAGCCGATCAGCAAGTACACCAAGCGCGAGCTGAACGACCTGCTCCACAAGGAGCCGACGAAGATCAAGGTCGAGGGCATCAACCTGACCTACGAGGGCCTGATCCCGAAGATCCAGAAGTCGTTCCTGGCCAAGGACGTCGACGCGATGCAGCCGCACATCCGCGCGTTCGTGGAGCGGGCCGTGACGTTCACCGTCTGCCCCGACTGCGAGGGCACCCGGCTCAGCGCGGCCGCCCGGTCCTCGAAGATCAAGGGCATCAACATCGCCGACGCCTGCGCGATGCAGATCAGCGACCTGGCCGACTGGGTGCGCGAGCTCGCCGACCCGTCCGTGGCGCCGCTGCTCACCGCGCTCGGGCAGACCCTGGACTCGTTCGTGGAGATCGGGCTGGGCTATCTGTCGCTGGACCGCCCGTCCGGCACCCTGTCCGGCGGCGAGGCGCAGCGCACCAAGATGATCCGCCACCTGGGCTCCTCGCTCACCGACGTCACGTACGTCTTCGACGAGCCCACCATCGGCCTGCACCCGCACGACATCCAGCGGATGAACAAGCTGCTGCTCCAGCTGCGCGACAAGGGCAACACGGTGCTCGTGGTGGAGCACAAGCCGGAGGCGATCGCGATCGCCGACCACGTCGTCGACCTCGGCCCGCACGCGGGCACCGCCGGCGGCGAGGTCGTGTTCGAGGGCACGGTCGAAGGGCTGCGGGCCAGCGGCACCCTGACCGGGCGGCACCTGGACGACCGCGCGAGCCTGAAGCCGAAGGTGCGCAAGCCGTCGGGCGCGCTGAAGATCCGCGGCGCCGACTCCCACAACCTCCAGAGCGTCGACGTCGACATCCCGCTGGGCGTGCTGGTCGTGGTGACCGGCGTGGCCGGGTCGGGCAAGAGCTCGCTGATCCACGGCTCGGTGTCCGACCGCGACGGGGTGGTCACGGTCGACCAGGGCGCGATCCGCGGCTCGCGGCGCAGCAACCCGGCGACGTACACGGGGCTGCTGGAGCCGATCCGCAAGGCGTTCGCGAAGGCCAACGGGGTCAAGCCCGCGCTGTTCAGCGCCAACTCCGAGGGCGCCTGCCCCACCTGCAACGGCGCCGGGGTCATCTACACCGACCTGGCCATCATGGCCGGGGTGGCCACCACCTGCGAGGAGTGCGAGGGCAGGCGCTTCTCCGCCGCGGTGCTGGACTACCACCTCGGCGGCCGCGACATCAGCGAGGTGCTCGCGATGTCGGTGACCGAGGCGGAGGAGTTCTTCGGCGCCGGCGAGGCGCGTACGCCCGCCGCGCACAAGGTCCTCGACCGGCTCGCCGACGTCGGCCTCGGCTACCTCACCCTCGGCCAGCCGCTCACCACGCTGTCCGGCGGCGAGCGGCAGCGGCTCAAGCTCGCCACCAACATGGGCGACCCGGGCGGGGTGTACGTCCTGGACGAGCCGACCACCGGCCTGCACCTGGCCGATGTGGAGCACCTGCTCGGCCTGCTGGACCGGCTGGTCGACGCCGGCAAGTCGGTGATCGTGATCGAGCACCACCAGGCGGTCATGGCGCACGCCGACTGGATCATCGACCTCGGCCCCGGGGCCGGGCACGACGGCGGCCGGATCATCTTCGAGGGCACCCCGGCCGACCTGGTCGCCGCCCGCGCCACCCTCACCGGCCAGCACCTGGCCGAGTACGTCACCCGCTGA
- a CDS encoding glycosyltransferase family 87 protein — protein MSTPQAQTAAKRTGAGTAARVAIVVAVVAVAALLFQRLRVSHDFFDMKIYLSAVRWWGDGNDLYDYAQPDRVQGALYFTYPPFAAALLFLFGLLPTGAVAALFTLGTVAAVLVTTYWLVGPLARRWQQPAWFAVGVAAPLVLLIEPLRETLTFGQINMLLIVLIMLDLLVLGPRGSRWTGVGIGLATAIKLIPGLFIVYLLITRQWRAAVTAAVTAAGATLLAAAVAPRASWQFWTSALWDTARVGRLDYTGNQSLQGLLARLVAPAEPAKGVWLLLALAVLALGLWRAARAGRAGDRVAALALTGLLSGLISPITWPHHLYWFVPAVVALVAAALDTSGARRWAWLAFAAAAYAVPLLGVVSLVDWGVAAVPTDTPGLFLARNAYVLASLVLVAFLPIRDRTSDYPMSRTD, from the coding sequence ATGTCCACACCACAGGCGCAGACCGCCGCGAAGCGGACCGGGGCGGGCACCGCGGCGCGGGTCGCGATCGTGGTCGCGGTGGTCGCGGTCGCCGCGCTGCTGTTCCAGCGGCTGCGCGTCAGCCACGACTTCTTCGACATGAAGATCTATCTGTCGGCGGTGCGCTGGTGGGGCGACGGCAACGACCTGTACGACTACGCCCAGCCCGACCGGGTGCAGGGCGCTCTGTACTTCACCTATCCCCCGTTCGCGGCCGCGCTGCTGTTCCTGTTCGGGCTGCTGCCGACCGGCGCGGTGGCGGCGCTGTTCACGCTGGGCACGGTCGCGGCGGTGCTCGTCACGACGTACTGGCTGGTGGGGCCGCTGGCGCGGCGGTGGCAGCAGCCCGCCTGGTTCGCGGTCGGGGTGGCCGCGCCACTGGTGCTGCTGATCGAGCCGCTGCGCGAGACGCTCACCTTCGGCCAGATCAACATGCTGCTGATCGTGCTGATCATGCTGGACCTGCTGGTGCTCGGGCCGCGCGGCTCGCGCTGGACCGGCGTCGGCATCGGCCTGGCCACCGCGATCAAGCTCATCCCGGGCCTGTTCATCGTCTACCTGCTGATCACCCGGCAGTGGCGGGCGGCGGTGACGGCGGCGGTCACCGCAGCCGGGGCGACGCTGCTGGCCGCCGCGGTCGCGCCGCGCGCCTCGTGGCAGTTCTGGACCTCGGCGCTGTGGGACACCGCGCGGGTCGGCCGCCTGGACTACACCGGCAACCAGTCGTTGCAGGGCCTGCTGGCCCGGCTGGTCGCCCCCGCCGAGCCCGCCAAGGGGGTATGGCTGCTGCTCGCGCTCGCCGTGCTGGCCCTCGGGCTGTGGCGGGCCGCGCGGGCCGGGCGCGCCGGGGACCGGGTCGCCGCGCTGGCCCTGACCGGCCTGCTGTCCGGCCTGATCAGCCCGATCACCTGGCCGCACCACCTCTACTGGTTCGTGCCCGCCGTGGTGGCCCTGGTCGCCGCCGCGCTGGACACGTCCGGGGCACGCCGCTGGGCCTGGCTCGCCTTCGCCGCCGCCGCGTACGCGGTGCCGCTGCTCGGGGTGGTGTCGCTGGTCGACTGGGGCGTGGCGGCGGTGCCGACGGACACCCCGGGGCTGTTCCTGGCCCGCAACGCGTACGTGCTGGCGAGCCTGGTGCTG
- a CDS encoding Ig-like domain-containing protein yields MPTPDRLTRLQLSRRRALTALGLAGAGAAGVASLAACTGDKAPVWNGSGDGKPQETPPKAAVTITGPATDSKNIPASAEIVFTATDAVDTKIVLADAAGTEVAGAMHPDGAGWLPDKALAYGATYTATVTATGDDGKAVSATTTFTTMAKPGKVVGVSSFLADNAVIGVGMPLIFRTSRAVPKAQRAAFQRRLLVETTPQQEGIWTWYNATELHWRPREFWKAGTEIFVKVRAGGLPLGDGYYGKRDSTLVCKVGPDLVLQVNDKTHMMTVLKDGKSVKTIPVSLGRPTMPSSSGTMVIIEKKAKTVFDTMNNPDPANRYRTNIDFAQRMTWGGEFIHAAPWSVQHQGHRNVSHGCVNVSMANAKWLFENTLVGTPVTTTGTPRELEYGNGWTDWDRPWEEYVKGSAIPYAPPATPAPDPSATPDPSASPSATPDPAPSA; encoded by the coding sequence ATGCCCACCCCCGACCGCCTGACCCGGCTGCAACTGAGCCGCCGGCGCGCGCTGACCGCACTCGGCCTGGCCGGTGCGGGTGCGGCCGGTGTGGCCAGCCTCGCCGCGTGCACCGGCGACAAAGCCCCGGTCTGGAACGGCTCCGGCGACGGAAAGCCGCAGGAGACGCCGCCGAAGGCCGCCGTGACCATCACCGGCCCGGCCACCGACAGCAAGAACATCCCCGCCTCGGCGGAGATCGTGTTCACCGCCACCGACGCGGTGGACACCAAGATCGTGCTCGCCGACGCGGCCGGCACCGAGGTCGCCGGGGCGATGCACCCTGACGGCGCGGGCTGGCTGCCGGACAAGGCGCTGGCCTACGGCGCCACGTACACGGCGACGGTGACCGCGACCGGCGACGACGGCAAGGCCGTCTCGGCCACCACCACGTTCACCACGATGGCCAAGCCGGGCAAGGTCGTCGGGGTCAGCAGCTTCCTGGCCGACAACGCCGTCATCGGCGTCGGCATGCCGCTGATCTTCCGGACCAGCCGGGCCGTCCCGAAGGCGCAGCGCGCCGCGTTCCAGCGCCGCCTGCTGGTGGAGACCACGCCGCAGCAGGAAGGCATCTGGACCTGGTACAACGCGACCGAGCTGCACTGGCGGCCGCGTGAGTTCTGGAAGGCCGGCACCGAGATCTTCGTCAAGGTGCGCGCCGGCGGCCTGCCGCTGGGCGACGGCTACTACGGCAAGCGCGACTCGACGCTGGTCTGCAAGGTCGGGCCGGACCTGGTGCTCCAGGTCAACGACAAGACGCACATGATGACGGTGCTCAAGGACGGCAAGTCGGTCAAGACGATCCCGGTCAGCCTGGGCCGCCCGACCATGCCGTCGTCCAGCGGCACGATGGTCATCATCGAGAAGAAGGCGAAGACCGTCTTCGACACCATGAACAACCCGGACCCGGCCAACCGCTACCGCACGAACATCGACTTCGCGCAGCGGATGACCTGGGGCGGCGAGTTCATCCACGCCGCGCCGTGGTCGGTGCAGCACCAGGGGCACCGCAACGTGTCGCACGGCTGCGTCAACGTCTCGATGGCCAACGCCAAGTGGCTGTTCGAAAACACGCTGGTCGGCACCCCGGTGACCACGACCGGAACCCCGCGCGAGCTGGAGTACGGCAACGGCTGGACCGACTGGGACAGGCCGTGGGAGGAGTACGTCAAGGGCAGCGCGATCCCGTACGCGCCGCCCGCGACGCCGGCCCCGGACCCGTCGGCCACCCCGGACCCGTCGGCGTCGCCGTCGGCCACCCCGGACCCGGCCCCCAGCGCCTGA
- the orn gene encoding oligoribonuclease codes for MGDLRSADHLVWIDCEMTGLNLGSDALVEIAALVTDAELNVLGEGVDVVIHAEDAQLDGMLDVVKQMHERSGLTEAVRASAVTVAQAEDMVLEYISKYVTEPRTAPLCGNSIATDRGFIVRDMPRLDAHLHYRMIDVSSVKELCRRWYPRVYFGQPEKGLAHRALADIRESIRELRYYREAIFVAQPGPDVDEAKRIAATMVLP; via the coding sequence GTGGGAGATCTTCGTAGCGCCGACCATCTCGTGTGGATCGACTGTGAGATGACCGGCCTCAATCTGGGCAGCGACGCGCTCGTCGAGATCGCGGCTCTGGTCACCGACGCCGAGCTGAACGTGCTCGGCGAGGGCGTCGACGTGGTGATCCACGCCGAGGACGCCCAGCTCGACGGGATGCTCGACGTGGTGAAGCAGATGCACGAGCGCTCGGGCCTCACCGAGGCGGTGCGCGCCTCCGCGGTCACCGTCGCCCAGGCCGAGGACATGGTGCTGGAGTACATCTCCAAGTACGTCACCGAGCCGCGTACGGCGCCGCTGTGCGGCAACTCGATCGCCACCGACCGCGGCTTCATCGTGCGGGACATGCCCCGCCTCGACGCGCACCTGCACTACCGCATGATCGACGTGTCGTCGGTGAAGGAGCTGTGCCGCCGCTGGTACCCCCGGGTGTACTTCGGGCAGCCGGAGAAGGGCCTGGCCCACCGGGCCCTGGCCGACATCCGCGAGAGCATCCGCGAACTGCGGTACTACCGCGAGGCGATCTTCGTGGCGCAGCCCGGTCCGGACGTGGACGAGGCCAAGCGGATCGCCGCCACGATGGTCCTGCCGTAA
- a CDS encoding Ig-like domain-containing protein, whose amino-acid sequence MGALRGVSTAAAALALAVPVLLGGCSDGERKQAAAPVAAPAPPPPTLAVTPVAQAKDLPASTEIGVTVANASVRSVVLTGPDGRIVPGRMREDGTAWVPDKPLAYAGRYTATVTATDGSHAVTQSTEFRTMAEPQRQVGTGLYLFDGLTYGVAMPVVVEFSDTIPDSARAAVESRLFVTTQPAQPGVWHWMSGRQVTYRAPKYWKPGTTLTVRAALKGAPMGEGRYGDDDRRATAKIAKDKVELKVKNSTKQIQVYRNDKLVKEMPVSLGKDSTPSSSGTMVIMDKQESTVFDTTREPGVDHYRVTIEYAQRLTWGGEFIHSAPWSVGDQGHRNVSHGCLNVGPGNAVWLFENTHVGDPVTVKGTGHQLEPGNGFTAWDMSWKDFLKGSALPVPAALTPEAVASATPSTAPSAPQASPAAGMTTTPHESPVAGPGTTEPGETDPADPDGTGQEQSPDAEPGQ is encoded by the coding sequence ATGGGTGCACTGCGGGGGGTGTCCACCGCGGCAGCGGCGCTGGCTCTGGCCGTACCGGTGCTGCTGGGTGGTTGTTCGGACGGTGAGCGCAAGCAGGCCGCGGCGCCGGTGGCCGCGCCCGCGCCGCCCCCGCCCACCCTGGCCGTCACACCGGTCGCGCAGGCCAAGGACCTGCCCGCCAGCACCGAGATCGGGGTGACCGTGGCGAACGCCTCGGTCCGCTCGGTGGTGCTGACCGGCCCCGACGGCAGGATCGTGCCGGGACGGATGCGCGAGGACGGCACCGCCTGGGTGCCGGACAAGCCGCTCGCCTACGCCGGCCGCTACACGGCGACCGTCACCGCGACCGACGGGTCGCACGCGGTGACCCAGTCGACCGAGTTCCGGACCATGGCCGAGCCGCAGCGGCAGGTCGGCACCGGGCTGTACCTGTTCGACGGGCTGACCTACGGCGTGGCGATGCCGGTGGTGGTCGAGTTCTCCGACACCATCCCCGACAGCGCCAGAGCGGCGGTGGAGTCGCGGTTGTTCGTCACGACGCAGCCGGCGCAGCCGGGCGTCTGGCACTGGATGAGCGGCCGGCAGGTGACCTACCGGGCGCCGAAGTACTGGAAGCCCGGCACGACGCTGACCGTCCGGGCGGCGCTGAAGGGCGCGCCGATGGGCGAGGGCCGCTACGGCGACGACGACCGCCGCGCCACCGCGAAGATCGCCAAGGACAAGGTGGAACTGAAGGTCAAGAACTCGACCAAGCAGATCCAGGTGTATCGCAACGACAAGCTGGTCAAGGAGATGCCGGTCAGCCTCGGCAAGGACAGCACCCCCTCCTCCAGCGGCACCATGGTGATCATGGACAAGCAGGAGTCCACCGTCTTCGACACCACCCGCGAGCCGGGCGTGGACCACTACCGGGTCACCATCGAGTACGCCCAGCGGCTGACCTGGGGCGGCGAGTTCATCCACTCGGCCCCGTGGTCGGTGGGCGACCAGGGCCACCGCAACGTCTCGCACGGCTGCCTCAACGTCGGTCCCGGCAACGCGGTCTGGCTGTTCGAGAACACCCACGTCGGCGACCCGGTCACGGTCAAGGGCACCGGCCACCAGCTCGAACCCGGCAACGGCTTCACCGCCTGGGACATGAGCTGGAAGGACTTCCTCAAGGGCAGCGCCCTGCCGGTCCCGGCCGCGCTCACGCCCGAGGCCGTGGCGAGCGCCACACCGAGCACGGCCCCGTCCGCCCCGCAGGCCTCACCGGCCGCGGGAATGACGACGACGCCGCACGAATCGCCCGTGGCGGGTCCGGGCACGACGGAACCGGGCGAGACCGACCCGGCCGACCCGGACGGGACGGGGCAGGAGCAATCCCCGGACGCCGAACCTGGACAGTAG
- a CDS encoding DUF488 domain-containing protein, which yields MDRVLRMKRVYDPPAGDDGHRVLVDRLWPRGLAKEAARVDEWPKEVTPSTELRKWYHEDPDGRRDEFTRRYLHELDGPDQQAGLARLWAALGRGPVTLLTSAKDVAHSHVPVLVSVLEGKPGSGGHGGRPHGGGPKS from the coding sequence GTGGACCGTGTGCTGCGGATGAAGCGGGTGTACGACCCACCGGCCGGCGACGACGGCCACCGGGTCCTCGTCGACCGGCTGTGGCCGCGCGGCCTGGCCAAGGAGGCCGCCCGGGTCGACGAGTGGCCCAAGGAGGTCACCCCGTCCACGGAGCTGCGCAAGTGGTACCACGAAGACCCGGACGGGCGCCGGGACGAGTTCACCCGGCGCTACCTGCACGAGCTGGACGGCCCCGACCAGCAGGCGGGGCTGGCCCGGCTGTGGGCGGCGCTCGGACGCGGGCCGGTGACGTTGCTGACCTCGGCCAAGGACGTCGCGCACAGCCACGTTCCGGTGCTGGTGAGCGTGTTGGAAGGCAAGCCGGGCAGCGGTGGGCACGGCGGTCGGCCGCACGGTGGCGGGCCGAAATCGTGA
- the ahcY gene encoding adenosylhomocysteinase, protein MSAKLQHLNGVDFAVADLSLAEAGRHQIRLAEHEMPGLMALRREYAEAQPLRGARVAGSLHMTVQTAVLIETLVSLGAEVRWVSCNIFSTQDDAAAAVVVGKGTVAAPSGTPVFAWKGETLEDYWWCTMQLFDFGDGRGPNMIVDDGGDVTLLLHKGVEFEAAGAVPAPGENDHHEYQVILQTLRGSLEADAKRFTRIAADVRGVSEETTTGVERLYRMANEGRLLFPAINVNDSVTKSKFDNKYGIRHSLVDGINRGTDVMLGGKVAVVCGFGDVGKGAVESLRGQGARVVVTEVDPICALQAAMEGLQVVRLEDVVGQADLFITTTGGEDIITAEHMSQMKHNAIVGNVGHFDTEVDMAGLAKWPGVEKVEIKPQVHEWRFPDGHSVIVLSEGRLLNLGNATGHPSFVMSASFTNQVIAQIELWTKPGDYEKKVYVLPKLLDEKVARLHLDALGVRLTTLTKKQAEYLGVDVDGPYKPEHYRY, encoded by the coding sequence ATGAGCGCGAAACTGCAGCACCTCAACGGGGTCGACTTCGCCGTGGCTGACCTGTCGCTGGCCGAGGCCGGTCGGCACCAGATCCGCCTGGCCGAGCACGAGATGCCCGGCCTGATGGCGCTCCGCCGGGAGTACGCCGAGGCGCAGCCGCTGCGCGGGGCCCGGGTGGCGGGCTCGCTGCACATGACGGTGCAGACCGCGGTGCTGATCGAGACGCTGGTGTCGCTGGGTGCCGAGGTCCGCTGGGTGTCCTGCAACATCTTCTCGACGCAGGACGACGCGGCCGCCGCGGTCGTCGTGGGCAAGGGCACGGTGGCGGCGCCGTCCGGCACTCCGGTGTTCGCCTGGAAGGGCGAGACGCTGGAGGACTACTGGTGGTGCACCATGCAGCTGTTCGACTTCGGTGACGGCCGCGGCCCGAACATGATCGTCGACGACGGCGGCGACGTGACCCTGCTGCTGCACAAGGGCGTCGAGTTCGAGGCGGCGGGCGCCGTGCCCGCACCGGGCGAGAACGACCACCACGAGTACCAGGTGATCCTGCAGACGCTGCGGGGCAGCCTGGAGGCCGACGCCAAGCGGTTCACCCGGATCGCGGCGGACGTGCGGGGCGTGTCCGAGGAGACCACCACCGGCGTCGAGCGGCTGTACCGGATGGCCAACGAGGGTCGCCTGCTGTTCCCGGCGATCAACGTCAACGACTCGGTGACCAAGTCGAAGTTCGACAACAAGTACGGCATCCGCCACTCGCTGGTCGACGGCATCAACCGGGGCACCGACGTGATGCTGGGCGGCAAGGTGGCCGTGGTCTGCGGTTTCGGCGACGTCGGCAAGGGCGCGGTGGAGTCGCTGCGCGGCCAGGGCGCCCGCGTCGTGGTGACCGAGGTCGACCCGATCTGCGCGCTGCAGGCCGCGATGGAGGGCCTGCAGGTCGTGCGGCTGGAGGACGTGGTCGGCCAGGCCGACCTGTTCATCACCACGACCGGCGGCGAGGACATCATCACCGCCGAGCACATGTCGCAGATGAAGCACAACGCGATCGTCGGCAACGTCGGCCACTTCGACACCGAGGTGGACATGGCGGGCCTGGCCAAGTGGCCCGGCGTCGAGAAGGTCGAGATCAAGCCGCAGGTGCACGAGTGGCGCTTCCCGGACGGGCACTCGGTCATCGTGCTGTCCGAGGGCCGCCTGCTGAACCTGGGCAACGCGACCGGCCACCCGAGCTTCGTGATGTCGGCGTCGTTCACCAACCAGGTGATCGCGCAGATCGAGCTGTGGACCAAGCCGGGCGACTACGAGAAGAAGGTCTACGTCCTGCCGAAGCTGCTGGACGAGAAGGTGGCCCGCCTGCACCTGGACGCCCTGGGCGTGCGGCTGACCACGCTGACCAAGAAGCAGGCCGAGTACCTGGGTGTGGACGTGGACGGGCCGTACAAGCCCGAGCACTACCGCTACTGA